Part of the Falsibacillus albus genome, TAATTATATTAGCTCCAACTTTTTCAACCCTTTATAAATCCCTTCCTGAGCTACATCTTCGGTAACATGATCAGCGAATTCCTTCACGGATGGATGAGCGTTCCCCATCGCCACACCTGTGCCGACAGATTCAAGCATCTCAACATCATTGAATCCATCGCCGAAGGCATAAACATCCTTGAACTCAAGGCCAACCCTGGAGATCATTTGCTTGATCCCTTCCGCTTTGGAGCCGCCGCGAGGAAGGATATCAACTGAATAGTCATGCCATCTGATCAACTTAAACTGGTTGAATTGATCCCGGTAATAATGCTCCTCAGGATGCCCACAAAATAATAGGCTTTGATAAATCTCATTTTCTTGATAAAATTCAGGTTCGTATTCCGGGTGTACCATTTTCAAACTTCCCATGCTTTCTTCGATAAAAGGATGGTGCTTATGGTTGGCTTTCATCGTGTGATCTGTCAAATGTACGAGTGGATGCCCTTTTTC contains:
- a CDS encoding Cof-type HAD-IIB family hydrolase codes for the protein MNKMVFFDIDGTLLDHDKNLPASTKKAVQMLKDKGIFVAIATGRAPFMYESLRKELDIDSFVSFNGQYVVFENEVIYKNPLKTEDLEVLAAHSGEKGHPLVHLTDHTMKANHKHHPFIEESMGSLKMVHPEYEPEFYQENEIYQSLLFCGHPEEHYYRDQFNQFKLIRWHDYSVDILPRGGSKAEGIKQMISRVGLEFKDVYAFGDGFNDVEMLESVGTGVAMGNAHPSVKEFADHVTEDVAQEGIYKGLKKLELI